A segment of the Lolium perenne isolate Kyuss_39 chromosome 3, Kyuss_2.0, whole genome shotgun sequence genome:
GCCTTAACTTGGATGAGTGGATCATCCCAACATGTGTAGCTATGTCTCTGTTGATTTGTGCTTTATATTTATATTACTGTCCATGATTAGAGACTTGTGCTGCTGGCATGATATTTGTTTGTAGCTGTCCTGGTTCATCCATTTGATGAACTGGATACACTAATTGAGCCATGATGGTGTTACTGAATTATGTGAAGGTTAACTTGTGAGCTTATATTCTGATTCATGATGGCATGGCTGCTACTAGGGTACTACTTGGTTGGCTTGGGATTGATTTCTTGGACCCCAAAGTAAATTCCTAGAGCTTGTTATGTATTACTAGCTGCTTACAGAACTGGACAGTAACTCCTAAACCCCAAGTAACTTCATGAATTAATTTGATTAGTAACTAGCTGCTCTACTGGTTGCTATCTATCAGTGATGCCCCTGTTTGGATGAGTGACTCATCCAGGCATATGCACTGATGGTATTGCTTTTACTGAAAGGAtgcattctatatttacttgatgcttggttaGGCAATTTACTTGATGGCTTGCTGTGTTAGCTTGTATGCTTATAGCCTCTGATGGATGGGActgcttactggatcatgtgcatacATGATCAGACCTTGTGGTTATGTTGATGGTTTGCTTATACTTAATCTGATAAGAACAGATATGGCTTGATTCTTTGGCCCGgcctatgatgcaaaggctgaggcaaaaaatATTGGATAAGAACGGATACTAAGAGATGGCTTCCAAATTCTCTATGACGATTCAGCATAGCACTTCTATGCCATCTGAGAGAAATAATTCCTCCTGACCCCCCTAGACCAGATCTGGTTGCAGGGTGGTTGGATTCATGTTACCCTTTTATTTTCCCTGAGATGCAAAGGCAAAGAACGCATGCttttattaagttggtggatcaaCCTACTGTTTGTAGAGATCTTGGTCTTCTGGACTCTTGATTGATCTTCTTCTTGTGGGATTcctgctcctcctagcttctCTATCGGATGCCTCATATCCTGGTTCATGAGATCTAACTattgttcttttctttttgagCTGGTGGATAATCaaagtgttcttgctgttctataACTGCTGATCAGTTTTGCCAAAGtgtggtgtgtgtgtgttgcggtTTGTAAATGTGAGATGTACTCGGAAAGCTTCTGGTACATTCGTTGTTCCTCTTAAATACTACTGGTTGTTTGACTGTGGGATTGACAACACACACTgtgtgtgagctgcctgtgtgcttcTATCACTACTGTAGGTGAGCAAGTTGGCTTTGTCTGGCTCATGCTTATCTCATGGCGTCCTTTATCTTTGAATACTGCCAGATGTGTTATTTGTATTGGCCTGTTGGCATGTGGGCTTAGTGTTATACCACCGAATTTTAATATGTGGTCTAATGATTCATCTTGATACTTTAATGTCAATGGTGGATTGCTTAATTTAAAACATGTTAGCTTTATGGTTTCTAGCTTGATTAGAGGGAATAAAATTGGTTGCCTTGTTGCCTCAAACAGTAAATCTAATTTTGGTTACCTTTTGATATGGATCAAGATATGTTGCTCTAGTCCCTGGTTGCCTTTAATTATTGTTGCCTCATGATCCAGAATtgatccaagtcccttgcattatcccttttgtccctaatgttgcctaagtttgaataaattccctctaatcattatttggagatcaagactagttcttggttccctttagctagactccaatataaAAAATGTCTCCataaatatggagacaaacattttaacataacTCCCCATTTCTTTgtctttgttgtttcttttgcAGGGAAAGAAGAATTAGAGGATTGAGAAGATTAGATTTAGGAATTCTTTTATTTCCATTTTCTATTCTTTGTAATTCGGTTTCTTTTTATGGAATTGTAAATAATTGAATTATGATAATTGTAATAAGGTTTAAATTATCTATCTATTTTGAATTATCAAATGTGTTAACTTTTATATATTGTATTTCATATTATAGTTTGGAATTCAAATTCAAGTCAATATCTTATTTGAGTTCATGTTATTCATAtttgatttgaattcaaacttgttCTCCCAAAAACACATGAATgcacaaaggtcatgtcgaaatttgttGCACTTACATCgatgactaactcaattccaccgatgcaagataaacctcgatcactttgacagttttaaacaaaagcgcgaaaattccccggattttctatgcatgaatgcaatgcacacatctgtttcctctatttttgtaaccccaatacctgggatattacaaaccACCACCACCGTCTCACCGTGGCCCACTGACGAAGACCGACGAAACCGAGAGGAAGCAACCCGAGCCGAGGAGAGCCTGGACAGGAGCCACGCAGGAGGGCGcaacctcctccgccgcctgcccGACCATGCCTGGCGGGCTCGTGAAGCTCCCATGGCCGCGCTGCAGTCCACACGCCGCCGTCCTAGCCACACTCAGCAAGAGAAGCTCCACCAGCCACCGGGAGCACACACGATGCCAAACCTGGCCCTCCCAAGCCTAGATGGAGCCCAAAAGGGCCCAGATTTAGGCTAGGATAGCGTCACCGGTGGCCTGTGTGCCGCCCCGCCGCCATGTGGCCGCATACCACGTCACCCGGCGCCTCTGCCACCCGGGAGGAGCGCAGCCGCCACCAAAACCTTGCCCACCGAGAGGCACCGATGCCAGCACAGGGAGACCCCGCGTCGCCCAACTCGCACGCGGGTAGGAGAGGTTCGCCGCGGCGGCACCACACGGGACTTTGCCCGACGGCCTACGCCGATGGTGGCTAAGGGGGGAGGGGGGAGCACGGGCCTAGCGGCGCTTAGGGTTGGGAGGTTTGCCTGTCTCCGCCCGTGGGAGACGGATCGGATGAAGCGTTTTTTTTCACCACTCACCACTCACATTCGGTAGGAATCAAGCAATCATATAATAACTTTTTAAAAAATAAGTTAAGCTTTACTTGGACCCCCAGTCCACCACCACACAATACTTCCCAACATGCATTGTTCTATATAAAGCACATCATTATCAGCCAAAATGATCAGAATAAAAGGCATGCATTAAAGTACTAGAGTATCCAACTATCCGTGATGTTAAACTATTTTTTGTGACAAAACCTTGATGTAAAACTCTTGCCCGCATATTTCATCCGTACCAACTACCAAGCATCACTATTTTAAACACCAGCGTATAAGTTATGATATCTACTGACCCAATTAGGTAAACTCGAGACACTGCAATACCGTGGATTCAAATAAACTCGATGATGGCTTCAATCTAAGTACCGAACACCCTTCCAGTTCTCCAGCATACACAAGTCATATATATTATATTTGATGATGGATTGCTGGTCTCCTACTTGTTGACCAGCTGATTCAGTGACAAACATAAACTTTTCAGTTCAATAGGACGCGGTATTCTTCAAGTCAGAAGAGGTTGCTGCACATTATTACAAACATCTACGATGGTGAACATATGCTGAACTGAATTCCAGACTTTCCACAGTCATGCTCAAGTTTCTTCAGGATATAGCAGTAATTCATCTGGAACAATCAAACCCAATAGCAAGGATTAGTCACCTAACAAACAGTCAGGTTCGCATATTGGAAAATTGAAATCTAAAAATATACCTCCAACCGGAAAAGTTTAGTTGGCCAAACAATGCCAACACCAGCAGAGCTCCTGAATGTGCGGCGAAACTCAGGAAATGAGAAATTCTTATACTCACTCTCAGACAACTTGGCAAGGTTCCCAGCAGAAAGAAATGCATGACCATGTATTCCAGTATCTCTGAGAAGCTTCCCGGGCAAATCAAAGCAAAGATCAGCAAATGCAGAGACCGCAAGATCACCTCCCAAGTAATCCCTCCCTGAAGAGGCAGCAGCATGGTCCGTAGCAAGCTCGACTGAGGCAGACCTCCGTGGTTCAGATGGGCCAACTCCTCTTCTTTGGAAACCCAACAGAGATGATAGCGCACCAAGGCTGCTTACGGGAGAAGAATGGCCTCCAAGGTAAAATCTATCAGGCACAGGGGAAGATAACTCCATAAATCCTCTGCCCAAAGGTAGAATCACCCCTGCTGCTATGCCAACATTAAGGGCAGCATTGCAAAAACCAAATGGAACAGCGCCCCGAACATCAAACTCCTGCAGCAAAGAAACCAATTATGTTTGGTTAGAAAATACTAACAAGCCATGCTTGTATCTCTTAACAGAGAGCCAAAGAACCCTACAACCTGCTCTCAATTATTCCTATCTGTCAGGGCGGTACTTGCTGATTATTATATATGATAATCTCATGGACAACAGGGAAAGTGGGTAATCCATACGATAAGCAGAACAGAGCGATGCAAGTTCTGTATCTTTGCCAGTCATATGAAAAGTTCAAAAAACAAAAGGAGCTCCAAATAAAAAAATCTCAAGATGTTCAGTATATACGGTAAACGGTATTTCGTAAGATGTGTGTGTGGGGCCAGAATTAGCAATTGGCGAATTCATCACTAAACAGTGGAAACTACCACTAAATGAGCGATAATGCTTCTATATCCCAACAAGGATAGTAAGTGATTGTCTTCCCAAGCTGAAACAAAACTTGCCATGTGAACTAGGTCATGTAAAGTCAGACCAAAATATCCCCAAGCACATGTATTGATGACCGTTAGGGGTCTGGCGAAGCAGGAGGCGACGCCGCCCGTCGGTGGTCTCTCACCGCCGGGAGGCAAGTTCTGGGCCGTTGCTTCCTgctcttccgacgaggaggacgTCGGGGAGTCGCCGGAATCGAGATGGTCGGACAAATCGCTTAGGTATGTGTGCAGGACGCCTTTAAGGTGTGATCGCCGGGACGTACgtccgaagaagaacaagaaggaaGAGAAGAGAAGACTGCAGCGTTGGGCAGCACAGGAGCTGGCCCTCACGCCATCAACGTTGGGTTCGCCGACGGTAAGCCCCCTTAAGCATGTTCGTCATCTAAAGTTGCCAGTCATGCCGCCGTCAGTCTTCTCCCTCGAGGAGGCGTTCTGTGCGGCAGAATGGACCATCGTACAACGAAGAAAGAAAGTTGTGCCGGACACTCCATGGCGCCGTCGATCGAAGGCTCGAGAGCCCAGCAGGATCCATAGCAATGGCCATCGCCGGCATCGATGCACGGCTCAAGCGCCGGCGTCAACAAGATTGGCAGGCGCGAGTATTCCGGATCACGTAATCAAAGGAGTTGTTTCAAATTTGCAATCTGATGTGGCTATCGGACACAAGGCCCAGAGCCCAATTTTGTTACTTCATATGACCACCAGCCACGAGGGTAATGGTGCTACAAAGTTTAATAATCAATCCAAGGGGACAAGGCCCATTTTATTCCATATGATCACCGGCCACAAGGGCAATGCTGGTAGCTTTTGTAACAAAAGAATTAAGGGCACAAGGCCCAATTTCTATCTAGCCACAAGGGTTTTAGGGCTGCGCTCGGGATCACCGACACATCCTGTTTGTGATCGCACCAGTCCCTCCTTGGCGGCTCGTCTGGTTGCTCCATCGACCATGGCGGCACGCGGATCGCGAAATAGCAATAGCCAAAACTTCAACAATGGCACCGGAGGAAATAATCATCAATATAACAGGCAGCAATATCAGTATGGTGAGGTTCCCCCTGGTCAGTTCGCTGGAGGGATGGTCGATCAGAATTTTGGGCAACAGCAAACCAGAGGAGGTAATCTCAATTCAAATTATGTTCCTAGAGGGGGTTTTGGAGGTCGTTTTGGTGATGGAAGGGTGGCACAAGGCTACCAGCCCCAGAACCAACGTAATGATTTTCAGCAGCAGTATTTCCAAGGGGAAGGCAGTGGTACTTCTTCTAATAACCTAGGCCAAAATTTTGATACTCAGCAGCAATTTAATGGACCTGTTTTTGGGGGTGAGTTCGGTAACTTTGATGAAGGTTATTATGATAGCGGTAATGTTCAGAATCAGAACCAGAACCAAGGCAATTTTAATCCCAACAATAACCAGAGGTTCCGTAGGCCATATAAGCAGCAGACTTACAGTGGTAGAGGTCGAGCTCCGGGCCGTTTCAACATCCGTGGAAGTTTTAATCGTAGGGGACAAAGACTGAATAATGAGCAACAAGATGTTCCTCAGTCTAGACAAGTTGTTTCTAATAATCCAAATGGGATTGTTGCAGTGACCAACGCATCAGCCATTGGTGTTACCCAGGATGTAGGGGTAGTGATCAAAGCTGGGACCTCTCAAAGTGCAGCGAACAAGGGTAAGAATCCTGATGGCACCCTCTGTTTTCGATGTGACACTAAAGGGCATAAGGCAACAGAATGCACTGCAGTTTTATGTATCTACTGTGATTCTGCAAAGCATGAAGACAAGGATTGTCACCTTTTATTGATGCCAAAACCTACTGCTATACTCTATGGATTGTGTAGGGAAGGTTTAAACTTCTATGACATTCCTCAGAACAAAGATATAAAACTAAAGAATGACAGTGGCAAGGTTGGTAGAGTGCGGATCACTGGGGGACAAAGGAGCACTCAACAACTTCTGATGGAGCTTGAATGGCTGGTTCCTGGACAACACCAATGGGATATTACACCCGTTGGGATTGATTCTTTTCGTGTTGTTTTTCCGTCTAAAGCTGACCTTGTGAGGCAGAGAAGGCTTAAACCTGTAGATGTAGAAGGAACTTCTATCACTATGCATTTTGAAGACTGGACATCTAGGAGATTGGATAAATGGGGTATATTTGATATGTGGATCAGAGTGTTCGGATGCCCGGATACATTATGCAGAGATTATTTGGGTCTTTTTGCTGTTGGTTCCCTAGTCGGTAAGACCAAAGAGGTAGATATGAAATTTACAAGGGAACACGGAATTGCTCGTATGCACATAGATTGTGCTAATCCTCAGCTTATCCCGAGATACCTAGATCATTTTTGGGATGGGGAGGGTTTTGGCATTGAGATTCATGTGGAGGCCCTTGATGGATCGGTTGTACCAGCTGGTTTTGCTGACCAAGATGAGGATAATGATGATTCTGATTCTAAAAAGGATAGTGATGGAACTCATGAAGCAAACAACAATGATAAAGGAAAGCCTCCATCGGCTGTTGCACCTGCGGACAAGGCTGCGGAGGAGCAACAGAATGAGCAAACCGGATCAGAGGAGATGGTTGAGGCTGTCGATCAGGTCCAGGTGGGAATTGATCACTTTGCTTGTCCTTCTACCTCCCCTTTGAACCGTGGCTCCAAGTCAGTCCCATCTAAGCGATGGTATCAGATAGTGGAGGAAGATGAAACGGAGGCGACCGGATCTGCTCCGCATGGGGTTGTTTGCGAACCAATAGTGGCTCGGCAAGATAACCACGTTGCGACAGGTGTGGTAGACAAGCTGGTATTTTCGCTGCCGGGGCAGACTGTTGATGTAGAGGATTCGATGGCTTCGATACATAGGCAGAGTGTGAATCTTTCTCAAAATAACGTACAGACTGAGGTGGGCACGGGAGAGAACCTAATTTCTTCTCCGCGGGCAGAGGATCCGGTCCTTTCTTTACCGCGACAGGCGGTTCATGATTCTCAGGAGGGGGTTATTTCGAGTCAAGTCTCGTTCCCTACGGATGTTGTTGAGGCGGGAGATGAACAGGGTTCACAGCTGCCCTTGGAGAAAGTCCATTTGGGTGATTTTTCCTCTCCGTCTATGCAATTTCCTGAGAATTTTTCATCTCCGTTTATGCAATTTACTAAGCATTTTGTTCCTGCTGATTCTTATGTTTTTTCACAAACTGCAGCATCGCCCCACACTCCACAAGGGAGAGGTGGGTCGAGCTCGGGTTCTTTGCATCCTTCGCCAATGAAGACGCCATCTGCTGAGGTGATCACAAGGGGCACCGGTGTTTTCCTGGGTGGGAGATATTCTAAAAAAGATGTGATTGCTTTTGGTGGAATTTCTGAAGAGGCGGTTTTTGGTGTGCGAACAAGTGAAAGAATCAAAGCTCAGCCTAATGCTGATGTGACACAACTGGAACGTGCGCAGCAGAATGCACAGGCTAGAGATGATATTCTGTATTCAGGTACTAATATTTCTTCCAAATTCACGATTGCTTCCATTCCAAATGAAGTTGTTGTTGCTCGTGCATCTAAGTTAGGAATTTCTTTAGGGGTTTCACCAagtaatgtttccacttcaattaACAAGATCAAAGATATAGACTTACAGAGAACGCTAATCATGCTTAGAAATAAAAGTGAGGTTCAGAGTAAAGAGGATGACACCTTTTCTAGCttggttatggatgaggcaaatggCCTTAGTTCAGACCTGGTTGATGAAGAACACCCATCCTTGGAGGGTCACAAGGATCCTCCGTTGAGACCTACCAAACCAATCAGGGTATATAAGAGAAGGATACCAGACGTAGCTGTGGTGCGACGATGCAGTGCACGCCTaaagaataaaaataaaaactcAGTGCTTTTACAATGAAAGGGGGATTTTGGAATAGTGATGGGTTTCGGGATACTGCCAAACATTGCTTTGTGCATGAAACTATAAGAGATCTAAAATTAGATTTTTTTGCCATAATTGAGACAGGGCAGGAGAACTTTTCTATGCCTTTCCTTAGACACCTTTCAGGGGGTCTTGATTTCGTTTGGTATTGCCTACCTCCACAAGGGAGATCCGGAGGCATTTTAGTAGGTATTAATAGCGAGACTCTTCAGGTCCTCAAGGTTGATAATGGCAGCCATTGTGTCAAATTCCACATTCGTTCCAAGCAAGACGGTTTTGAGTGGTCTCTTATACCCGTCTATGGGGCAGCTCAAGATGAGCATAAGCCGGAGTTCTTAGCCGAGCTGGTAAGGGTCTGCGAGATTGAAACTTTACCTATGCTTATAGGGGGCGATTTTAACATAATGCGTAGACAGGaggacaagaataaagataattttaatgcacgtTGGCCCTTTGTTTTTAATGCTATTATTGAGAGTCTTGATCTTAGAGAGATTGAGCTTTCAGGTAGACAATATACATGGGCGAGTCGTAGAGAATCACCTACATATGAAAAATTAGACAGAGTTTTGGTGAGTGTCGAGTGGGAGCAGAAATTTCCTCTTGTGTCGGTTAGAGCCCTCCCTCGGGCAGGTTCGGATCATACTCCTTTGATTCTCGATTCAGGTGAACAAGCTCACCTCGGGAACAAGGTCCAATTCTCTTTTGAACTCTCATGGCTGAGACGTGAGGACTTCTCTGATCTCATTGCAAGGGAGTGGAATTCTATACAGCATGGGAATAGTCCTATGGAGGTATGGCAAAATAAAATCCGTCATCTTAGGAGTTACCTTAGAGGGTGGGCAAAAAACCTTAGTAGTGTttataaaaaagaaaaagagagactTTTGTTGTTGATTGACTTTCTAGATAAGAAGGCTGAGACTATGCCTCTTAGTGCTTCAGAGCGTGCAGAACTAAAAGTCTCTACAGATAGCTTAGCCAAGCTGCGTCGTGAGGAAGAATCGAAATGGGCCCAAAGAGCTAAAGTCAAATTTATTCAGGAAGGAGGTAATAATACTAAATTTTTTCACCTTATTGCCAATGGTAAACATAGGAGGAAAAAAATATTCCAACTAGAACAAGAAGAAGGTACGATCGTTGGTCAAGAAAATTTGAAAGTGTATATTTCAGAATACTATAAAAACCTATTCGGAGCTCTGAGCCCAAATCTTTTTGCTATGAGAGAATCGGACAAGGCCGATATTCCTCAGCTGTCGGATGAAGAGAATAAAATTCTCATAGCCAACTTTACTGAACAGGAAGTATACGCTGCTATTATGCAAATGGAGAAAAATAAGGCGTCGGGACCGGATGGTTTTCCTGCTGAATTTTATCAAAAATTTTGGGACGTGATCAAAACAGACCTCATGGCCATGTTTGCAGCGTTTCAGGAGGGTGATCTTCCTCTATTTCATCTTAACTTTGGAACGATCATTTTGCTTCCTAAGAAAGAAAATGCGATTCAGATCCAACAATATAGGCCAATATGTCTTTTAAATGTAAGTTTTAAATTTTTTACTAAGGTGGGCACGAACCGTGTCACAGAGGTCGCACACAAGGTGGTCAGACCGACACAAACTGCGTTCATGCCAGGGCGCCACATTTTAGAGGGAGTCGTTGTCCTCCATGAAACCATTCACGAACTTCAAAGGAAAAAATGAACGGTGTTCTTCTGAAGTTAGATTTTGAAAAAGCGTATGATAAAGTTAATTGGGATTTCTTACAACAAGCTTTGCGAATGAAAGGTTTCGATCCGAAGTGGTGTAAATGGATCCAAGATTTTGTGAGTAGAGGGAGTGTCGGCATTAGGGTGAATGATGACATTGGACATTATTTTCAAACGAAGAAAGGTCTTAGACAAGGAGATCCTTTATCGCCAATTTTATTTAATATTGTCGCCGACATGCTAGCTATTATCATTAATAGAGCTAAGGAGGATGGTCAGGTCGAGGGACTCATTCCTCATCTTGTGGATGGTGGTGTCTCAATTCTACAATACGCGGACGACACCATTATTTTTAtggaacatgatttggaaaaagCCTTAAATATGAAGCTAATCTTATGTATGTTTGAACAACTTTCCGGTCTAAAAATTAATTTTCACAAAAGTGAGCTTTTTTGTTTTGGCAATGCTAAGGATGTGGAGGAGGACTATCGCCTTCTTTTTGGATGTGACCTGGGAATGTTCCCTTTTAAATACTTAGGTATCCCAATTCATTTCAGAAAACTTAGAAATGGGGAATGGAAGCCGGTTGAGGATAGATGTGAAAGAAAGTTGAGTTGTTGGATAGGAAAATTGCTGTCTTATGGTGATAGATTGATCCTCATAAATTCAGTTTTGATGAGTTTACCGATGTTCATGCTATCGTTCCTCGAGATACCTATAGGGGTAAGGAAACGATTAGACTATTATCGATCACGTTTTTTCTGGCAAAGCGATGGGCACAAAAGAAAATATAGGCTGACTAAATGGAACATAATTTGCCGACCTAAAGATCAAGGAGGGTTAGGGATTGAAGTACTAGAAGTCAAAAACAAATGCTTGCTTAGTAAATGGTTGTTTAA
Coding sequences within it:
- the LOC139838686 gene encoding uncharacterized protein, producing the protein MTVRGLAKQEATPPVGGLSPPGGKFWAVASCSSDEEDVGESPESRWSDKSLRYVCRTPLRCDRRDVRPKKNKKEEKRRLQRWAAQELALTPSTLGSPTVSPLKHVRHLKLPVMPPSVFSLEEAFCAAEWTIVQRRKKVVPDTPWRRRSKAREPSRIHSNGHRRHRCTAQAPASTRLAGASIPDHVIKGVVSNLQSDVAIGHKAQSPILLLHMTTSHEGNGATKFNNQSKGTRPILFHMITGHKGNAGSFCNKRIKGTRPNFYLATRVLGLRSGSPTHPVCDRTSPSLAARLVAPSTMAARGSRNSNSQNFNNGTGGNNHQYNRQQYQYGEVPPGQFAGGMVDQNFGQQQTRGGNLNSNYVPRGGFGGRFGDGRVAQGYQPQNQRNDFQQQYFQGEGSGTSSNNLGQNFDTQQQFNGPVFGGEFGNFDEGYYDSGNVQNQNQNQGNFNPNNNQRFRRPYKQQTYSGRGRAPGRFNIRGSFNRRGQRLNNEQQDVPQSRQVVSNNPNGIVAVTNASAIGVTQDVGVVIKAGTSQSAANKGKNPDGTLCFRCDTKGHKATECTAVLCIYCDSAKHEDKDCHLLLMPKPTAILYGLCREGLNFYDIPQNKDIKLKNDSGKVGRVRITGGQRSTQQLLMELEWLVPGQHQWDITPVGIDSFRVVFPSKADLVRQRRLKPVDVEGTSITMHFEDWTSRRLDKWGIFDMWIRVFGCPDTLCRDYLGLFAVGSLVGKTKEVDMKFTREHGIARMHIDCANPQLIPRYLDHFWDGEGFGIEIHVEALDGSVVPAGFADQDEDNDDSDSKKDSDGTHEANNNDKGKPPSAVAPADKAAEEQQNEQTGSEEMVEAVDQVQVGIDHFACPSTSPLNRGSKSVPSKRWYQIVEEDETEATGSAPHGVVCEPIVARQDNHVATGVVDKLVFSLPGQTVDVEDSMASIHRQSVNLSQNNVQTEVGTGENLISSPRAEDPVLSLPRQAVHDSQEGVISSQVSFPTDVVEAGDEQGSQLPLEKVHLGDFSSPSMQFPENFSSPFMQFTKHFVPADSYVFSQTAASPHTPQGRGGSSSGSLHPSPMKTPSAEVITRGTGVFLGGRYSKKDVIAFGGISEEAVFGVRTSERIKAQPNADVTQLERAQQNAQARDDILYSGYSLGHTLDPYVVLYPSRGAASCHGVWVQPFGDGRTGFLQSVRLAA